The Rhodoferax ferrireducens T118 DNA segment ATACCGACCAGTGTCAACAAGGTCAGGCCAATCGTGATCAGGACAAAGCCCAGCAACTTGGATGCCGCCAGCTTGGTCGGCGACGGCGCGTCCACCAGGTACTTCTCAAGTTCGCCACTGTCGAGCAGGCGCTTGTATTCCACGCCATGGTCATGCTTGAACTCTTCGAGTGAGAAGGTGCCGGTAAACATCACCACTTCCAGCGGGAACTTGTCAGGGCGGAAGTGGTTGTTGAAGAAGTGCACTGTGAACAGGAACACCACTGCAAGGAAGGCTTCTTCACCGTGGAAGATCGCCGCCACGTTAAACACCCAGCCCGGCAGGAAGGCACCAAAGAAGCCTGGCAGCCACATGATCAGGCCACTCACACCGATGATCGTGACGCCCCAGAACGGTGCCCAGTAATCGAACTTCTCCCAGTAGGTCCAGCGATCAAACACCGGGCGCGGGCCTTGGCCGAAGAACCACTTGAACATGGCGAGCATGTCTTTGCCATCCTGCAGGTTCGGCACCATGGAGTTGGGGCCGAAGAACTTGAAGTTCTTCCAGTCGCGTGCAATGCGCACGGTGATGTAGATCAGGTGCCAGAAGAACACACCGGCAAAAATGACTGCCGCCACGCGGTGAATGATGCCTGCGGTGTGGGGTCCGCCCAGCGCACTCATGACCACCGGTGCCCAAGCCACATGCGAGTAGAACAGCGGCATACCGGTGAGGGTCAGCACCATCAAGCTCAGGGCAAAGGTCAAGTGGGCGATGCGCCAGGTGCGGCTAAAGCGCTGGACATGCTTGCCCTTAAATTGCACAGGCACCGAGTCAGGCTTGATGTGCGGCTGGCCAGCGCGTTGTTTGCGCTCCTTGTACTCGCGGAAGAACCACAGCGCTGTGTGCAACCAGAAGAAGCCAAAGGTACCTACCAACAGCTGCACCATGATCTGCCAGGCGACCCAGATCTGCGGGTAGCGGGCAAAATCATGGCCATTGCCGTGCGGCTGGTAGCTGGCAAAGCCGGCTGGCACATCGGGCAAACCCTTCTTGGCGTTGTGACAGGTGGCGCAGGTCTTCATCCGGTTGGTCGGATAAACCATGGACTCCGGATCATTGACCCGCCGTATCTCGTGGCTACCGTGGCAGTTGTAGCACTTGGCCGTGTAGTCGTAGCCGAGCGTACTGATTTGACCGTGGAAGGTGTCCTTGTAGGAATCGAGATTCTCCACATGACAGTTGCCGCAATGGGATGAGACCGTCAGCTTGAAAGAGGTGCTGGCCGTGGCGCTGATGTCATGGGCAGTGTGGCAATCAGAACAAACGGCGGCTTGAGCGAGCAGCTTCTTGCTGATCTCCTTGCCATGCACGGAGCCAAGATAAGCCTCCAATTGGTCTGTGTGGCAGCTTTCACCGCAGACGGACGGGATGCTCAAGCGCCATTGGTTGTATTGCGGAGAGTTCTTGACCGGCACATTGAAACTGTGCGTGTCGTGGCAGCTGTCGCACGCAGCATTCGGCTTGGTTTTGTCGTCCGCATTGGGGCGAGCGTGGAACGACTTGCGGTACGCCTCGATGTTTTTGGCAACGACGCCGAGCCGCGGCTGCTCGCTCTCCTTGCCGCGTTTGACCGTCTGTTGCCACAACTCTTCGTGGCAACCGGCGCAGTCCACCTTTTTCAGAGGGAGCGCAGGGTCTTTGACGTGCGCGTTGCCTTTATCAGCGTTGTCAGCAATGTCGGTGTGGCAAGCCACGCATTGCATGTTGGCATGAACACCCTCACTAAACTTGTCGGGCGCCACGCTGCGCAGCGCACGCGCTTTGCCTTCAGCCCCCGGGACTTCAAGTTTGCCCTTCTTGCCATCGTGGCAAGTTAAACAGGTCGCGTTGTCCAGTGTCGGCTGGGCGCTGGCTGGTAAAGCCAGTAGCCCACTCGCAAGACAAACCAAGAATGCCCACAGGGCAGAACGCGCTAGTCGCATGTCAAAACCTTCCAAGATAAGTTGGGCGAGTGTACCTGCAACATGTCGGTTTCTTACACAGACTGACTGAGCCATGACTTGGATCAAAAAACGGCATGCCGACCACCACAGATACGCGCCCTATCGCTGGCACTGGCGCTGGTGTTGGTTCCAGCTAAAAAAATGAAAGTGCGCGGCTGAAATATCCGAAGTTTGCTATCGGAGTCGCCACTCGTTGCGCGACGAAGTGGCACGGCTAGGCGAGTCGATTTGCCTACAAATTAAACAGCGGAGTCAGCACGCCGCGAACGACCGTCGCTGCGACGTACACGAAAATGACAGCCGGAACAGCGGCAACAGAGGCCTTGACCATGAACCAGAAAATGGTCATGAAACGCATGTCCAAGTCGGTCACCGTAACAGACAAGGAGCGGTCAGAATCTTCCGGCAGGGCACCACAATGGGGACAACTGGCCGCCGTGTCGCTGATCTTGGCTTTACATTCATAGCAGTCTATTAGCACGATATTTCCTTTCGTTAAGGCCAGCGGTCTTCAGGCCGCGCCTTGCACGCTATTACTTGGCAACGGCAGCCGCCTGGATTTCCTGGGGACCCGGACCATCTGGCTCTGAGTGGGCAATGCCAAAATGGCAGTCGACACAGGTAATATTTTCGGTGCGTAGCCGCTCGTGGCGCGCCTTCGCTTTGGCCGATTGCTTGTCGGGGTCCATCTTGGCGGTTGTATGGCAATGGCGGCATTCACGTGAATCATTTTCTTTCATGTAAACCCACACCTTCTTGGCCAACTCATAACGCTTGGCTTCGAATTTTTCTTTCGTGTCGATTGAATGCGTAACGAAGTGGCCCCAGTAGTCTCTCCAGAGACTGAACTTGGCCAGGTAGTTGGGAATGTAGCCGTGCGGAACGTGGCAGTCGTTACAGGTGGCACGCATCCCGGTGCGGTTGGTGTCATGGATGGTGCCCTTGTGCTCCTGCGCCAACTGGCCCATCTCGTGGCAGGAGGTAGCGCAGAACTTCTCGGAGTTGGCATACACCATGAATGATGCAACGGAACCAAAAAAAACCACACCGAGAAGCAAACCAAAAATAAGCACGCCAATGGTTCCGGGACGTGAACCCCAACTGCGGAAACTGCTAAAAAATTTGGACATCTGACCCTACTCCTCTGATACGCGCGATGCTGATGCAACTGCGTGGAAATCGTCGTTATATTGCTTGCTTTAGAAAATGGCGCTTCTGGGGATGAAGCTCTTGTCAACTTCAATTTCCTGTGGTCCCGGGCCCTCGGGCAC contains these protein-coding regions:
- a CDS encoding cytochrome c; protein product: MRLARSALWAFLVCLASGLLALPASAQPTLDNATCLTCHDGKKGKLEVPGAEGKARALRSVAPDKFSEGVHANMQCVACHTDIADNADKGNAHVKDPALPLKKVDCAGCHEELWQQTVKRGKESEQPRLGVVAKNIEAYRKSFHARPNADDKTKPNAACDSCHDTHSFNVPVKNSPQYNQWRLSIPSVCGESCHTDQLEAYLGSVHGKEISKKLLAQAAVCSDCHTAHDISATASTSFKLTVSSHCGNCHVENLDSYKDTFHGQISTLGYDYTAKCYNCHGSHEIRRVNDPESMVYPTNRMKTCATCHNAKKGLPDVPAGFASYQPHGNGHDFARYPQIWVAWQIMVQLLVGTFGFFWLHTALWFFREYKERKQRAGQPHIKPDSVPVQFKGKHVQRFSRTWRIAHLTFALSLMVLTLTGMPLFYSHVAWAPVVMSALGGPHTAGIIHRVAAVIFAGVFFWHLIYITVRIARDWKNFKFFGPNSMVPNLQDGKDMLAMFKWFFGQGPRPVFDRWTYWEKFDYWAPFWGVTIIGVSGLIMWLPGFFGAFLPGWVFNVAAIFHGEEAFLAVVFLFTVHFFNNHFRPDKFPLEVVMFTGTFSLEEFKHDHGVEYKRLLDSGELEKYLVDAPSPTKLAASKLLGFVLITIGLTLLTLVGIGFFSSH
- a CDS encoding zinc ribbon domain-containing protein, yielding MLIDCYECKAKISDTAASCPHCGALPEDSDRSLSVTVTDLDMRFMTIFWFMVKASVAAVPAVIFVYVAATVVRGVLTPLFNL
- a CDS encoding NapC/NirT family cytochrome c, producing MSKFFSSFRSWGSRPGTIGVLIFGLLLGVVFFGSVASFMVYANSEKFCATSCHEMGQLAQEHKGTIHDTNRTGMRATCNDCHVPHGYIPNYLAKFSLWRDYWGHFVTHSIDTKEKFEAKRYELAKKVWVYMKENDSRECRHCHTTAKMDPDKQSAKAKARHERLRTENITCVDCHFGIAHSEPDGPGPQEIQAAAVAK